CCTATCGTCAGGACGTGCTGCCCGCCGGCACCGTACGGATCGCCATCGAGGCCGCCGTGCGCCAACCCTGGGACTGGCTGCTGCTGGGCGAACGTGGCCGCGAAGAGAAGTCGGACTTCATCGGCATGAAGGGTTTTGGTGCCTCGGCTCCTGCCCCTGAACTCTACAAGGAATTCGGCATCACTGTCGAAGCCGTTGTCGAGCGCGCGAAAGCGTTGCTGTAACACACAAAGGGCGGGGCGGTTCACAGCGCCCTGCCCTCCAGAATGGGGACTTTCAAAATGCATGTCTGCATGGAAATCGTCCCTGCTTGCGCATTTTCCTTCGATAAACCGCCAGAATTCACCTACCCGCCCAATGCATTTTGGCAGGGTGATCTGCCTCTGCGGCGGTTGCAAAGGCACACCCGTGCCGATGCAGGAAATTTGTGCCAATTTCTTCTGCCAAGAAGTCTTGCATGGCCGCGCCGAAGAAGCTAAACCGCAGAAACTCTTGGTTCGGCGGTGGGTTGGCGGAGAGGTTACGCACCGGATTGCAAATCCGTGAAGACCGGTTCGATTCCGGTACCCACCTCCAAGAGTTTTCCAACCATCAGAGCATTTTCTATCGGGCAAATGCCTGAGGATATCCTGTGGACCGCAGGTGATTGAGTGCCGCGATCAACGCGCGCCGATTGGCGAATGGGCCGACAAAGACCAGACGGATCTCGGATTTGTCCTGCTGCAACCGCTTTTGCGCCAGACTGTAGCCCAGGTCTGCAACGCGGCGCATGACCGCCTGTGCCTTCTGTTCATCCGCATAGGCCCCGATCTGCACATATCGCGCCGTCGGCGGAATCATCTCTATTTCGTCATCTCCCCTCCCTGCCGATGCTTGCGCGCTTCTAGCTGACGTGTCTGGCTCTTGTGGTTTTGCCGGATATTCCCGGGTCGATCCGGAGGGCGCTGCCCGAACGCGTACATTGGAATCTTCGTCCGAACGCTCGACCTCTCGGGCGGGCGTATCGACATAAGCGGTGGCTGGCAAATCGAGGCTCATCCCTCGACACAGCCCCAGTGTGACGTCCTGACCAAGGCCAAGGTCATCTGCACTGGCTGCCTCATATCCCAACAGGTCACATGTTCTCTTTGCCAGCGGCCCTTGCGACGTGAGCGTCCATCCTCCTTGCCGCACCAGAGCATCGATGCCGGTCAAGACAGGTGAAGAAACGGTCTCAGACAAAGGTTCAGCCCGTGTTTCCCTGGCACGGGGATCTGCCAGAAATTCACCCTGACGCGCGTCGGCGGCAAGCTGTCCGGCCAGCAGATCTTCCGGATCCTTTCTTGCGGCGGTCCGATCATCCTCCCTATCCGCAAATGTCGGGGGAAATCCGCAGATCGGCTGATCGTTCCTGTCGGTCACAGGTTCCCAGCGCCCTTCTTCACGGCGGAAAACACATCCTGCGCCGTCAACATATTGCGCTGCGTCGAAATCATCGGGTGGCAATGGCACCGGGGCAGCACCTGCCGCCAGCGCCATTGCCAGTATCGCGAATGTTCCAAGCAAAACCCGCATCATGCTTCCACAAATCAGAGCCGCGGCTCGTGATAGTGCGAAAGACTGAACTTCGGGTTAACCGCGGCTATTTGGTGCCGAACATCCGGTCACCCGCGTCGCCAAGACCCGGGACGATATAGCCATGGTCGTCCAGTTTCTCGTCAAGCGCCGCGGTATAGATCGGAACATCGGGATGGGCCTCCTGCATGCGCGCCACGCCTTCGGGGGCGGCCAACAGGCACAGGAAGCGCAGGTTCTTCGCACCACGTTCCTTGAGCATGTCGATTGCCGCGACCGACGAATTCCCGGTGGCCAGCATCGGGTCCACCACGATGGTCATGCGCTCGTCCAGGGTGGGAACCTTGCAATAATATTCGACCGGCTTCAGCGTTTCCGGGTCACGATACAACCCGACGAATCCGACCCGTGCCGATGGAATCAGTTCCAGGATGCCATCGAGCAGCCCGTTGCCCGCACGCAGAATCGAAATCAGCGCCAGCTTCTTGCCCGCCAGTGTCGGAGCCTGCATTTCGCAGATCGGCGTCTGGATGGTCGTGGTGGTCAGTTCCAGTTCACGCGTCACCTCATAGGCCAGCAACAGGCTGATTTCACGCAGCAAACGACGGAAACCCGCGGTCGAGACATCATGCTGGCGCATGATCGTCAGCTTGTGCTGAACCAGCGGGTGGGTGATGACGGTCAGATGTTGCCCGGTCACGTAAACTCCTTTCTCAGACGCTCTTGCGTCGCATTGTCACAGAAGGCCGACTCCACCGCCCACTGATTGATTTTCCGGAACACCTCATCGCCCCAACCGAAGGCGCTGGCAAGACGGTCATATTCGTTTCGCATGCTGGTATGAAAGAACGGCGGATCATCGGTCGATACGCAAAAGCGCAGCCCCGCATCGGCCAGACGCGCGATGGGGTGGGATTCCCAGTCGGGATACAGCCCCAGCGCCACATTCGACCCCGGGCAGATTTCCAGCAGGATGTCTCGATCCACCAGATCGCGCAGCAATGCCTCATCCTCGATGGCGCGCACCCCATGGCCAATTCGCGTGCAACCCAGCGCCAGCGCCTCGCGCACGCTGTCTGGGCCGCCCCATTCGCCGGCATGGCAGGTCAGACCCAGACCGGCCTCGCGCGCGCAATCAAAGCTCCAGGCGAAATCGGTGGCCTTGCCGACCTGCTCTGCCCCGCCCATGCCGAATCCGGTGATCCAGTCTCCCGCGGTTTCTGCCGCGCATATGGCGGACTTGCGGGCACGTTCGGGCCCGAAATGGCGGATGGCGGTGACGATGCCGCGGCTTTCGATGCCATGGCCACGCATCTTGTCGGCGACTTCGGTCATCGCGGCCAGATAGTCGCGCCAGGCCGACAGATCGGCACCGCCGCAAAACTCGGGCGAGACGAA
This is a stretch of genomic DNA from Paracoccus seriniphilus. It encodes these proteins:
- a CDS encoding SPOR domain-containing protein, with protein sequence MMRVLLGTFAILAMALAAGAAPVPLPPDDFDAAQYVDGAGCVFRREEGRWEPVTDRNDQPICGFPPTFADREDDRTAARKDPEDLLAGQLAADARQGEFLADPRARETRAEPLSETVSSPVLTGIDALVRQGGWTLTSQGPLAKRTCDLLGYEAASADDLGLGQDVTLGLCRGMSLDLPATAYVDTPAREVERSDEDSNVRVRAAPSGSTREYPAKPQEPDTSARSAQASAGRGDDEIEMIPPTARYVQIGAYADEQKAQAVMRRVADLGYSLAQKRLQQDKSEIRLVFVGPFANRRALIAALNHLRSTGYPQAFAR
- the upp gene encoding uracil phosphoribosyltransferase → MTGQHLTVITHPLVQHKLTIMRQHDVSTAGFRRLLREISLLLAYEVTRELELTTTTIQTPICEMQAPTLAGKKLALISILRAGNGLLDGILELIPSARVGFVGLYRDPETLKPVEYYCKVPTLDERMTIVVDPMLATGNSSVAAIDMLKERGAKNLRFLCLLAAPEGVARMQEAHPDVPIYTAALDEKLDDHGYIVPGLGDAGDRMFGTK
- a CDS encoding adenosine deaminase — protein: MKKTELHLHLEGAAPPDFIRAIAAEKHTDLSGVFDERGHYAYDDFAGFLQVYEAATSVLKTPQDYARLLAEVLERSAEEGVIYTELFVSPEFCGGADLSAWRDYLAAMTEVADKMRGHGIESRGIVTAIRHFGPERARKSAICAAETAGDWITGFGMGGAEQVGKATDFAWSFDCAREAGLGLTCHAGEWGGPDSVREALALGCTRIGHGVRAIEDEALLRDLVDRDILLEICPGSNVALGLYPDWESHPIARLADAGLRFCVSTDDPPFFHTSMRNEYDRLASAFGWGDEVFRKINQWAVESAFCDNATQERLRKEFT